The sequence below is a genomic window from Stigmatopora nigra isolate UIUO_SnigA chromosome 16, RoL_Snig_1.1, whole genome shotgun sequence.
TGATTGTCTTAATAGTGCAGCGTTAATCAAATGTCTGCCCGCACTAAGAGCAGCCAGCTCTGTCAAATACTATTGACTTTTATGTATGTTTTCTTCACTATTGTGGATTAGAAAGATTGAACTCTGgatgtttgatttaaaaaatatctataaattAAACAAGATTATTTTTACTGAGATGCACTCAATAAAGATATTGTCATCTccttcaagaaaaaatattttataaccaACCATCCGACATCCAAAACATGAAACATTTTGACATTGGCGTCCTTGTGCTTCTGCTCTTTCAAGGTAAAGGTTTCATGTCCCGACCTGAAAATCTGGAGGCAGAAGAGCCTTGTCGCTGCCTTCCCAATTTCCAGTGTTCTCTTATTAATTGTGAGTTTTGTGAGAAGATTCCTCTTTGCCGATCCGGATATGGACTTGAGGTGGAGCTCGGTGAGACTAACTTCTCCCGTAAAGGAgactaacattaaaaaaataataataaaagtgacaaaatgtattatataatTCACTGCAGAGTCGTTAAATGGAAGGAAGGTTTGTGTCCCATGTAAGAAAGGATTCTTTTCTGCAGAGAATGACACCGAACAGTGCAAAAAGTGGACGAAGTAAGTATGCCAGATCCATTTTAGTTTGAAGTTATGTAGGGGAAAAAGTTGGTGGGTTGTTGTGCTTACTATTTGCCAGCTGCGATGAGTAACATactcatgcaaacacacactgcTTCCTTTGGAACCAAGGATCACTCACATCACTTTCCATTTGTGCTCCTGTCCAAATCTAAAGGAGggagaaacattttcccttcattAATCTTTGCACAGCTGCCTTGTTATACACAGTGACACATTGAGTACAAGTGGGATTCAGGTTCCTGCCCATACtctttgttttaatattacCTTCAGTTACATTGtttggcagccaatcgcaggccgcatggaaacaaacaaccattcatgcttacactcatacctaggaacaATTTAGCCTGCGATTAGCCtagatgcatgtttttgcaatgttggTGGAATCCAGCGGtacagggattgaaccctcgatctcagaactgtgagccggATGTGCTAACCTCTTTCCATGGTGCTGCCAATACAAATATGTTGAGCTATGTTGGCTGGGGATTTGTATCATTGGCAGGGGCCCTCTTGGCAAAGAACACCAGAGAATTGGTTCATAAGGTTTTACTGTCATGTATTCTGTAGAATAGTAGTAGAGTAGTATTAATTGCACAGTACCAttactgtttttgtttatttattttttccttaaaaaaaaaatgagtggagTGGGTCGcccagtggttagcgcgtcggcctcacaggggggacctgggttcaaatccaggtcagtccatctttgtggagtttgcatgttctgcccgggcctgtgtgggttttctccgggtactcccaaattccaaagacatccatgataggctcattggacactcaaaatttccCTTAGGTTTGagtatgagtgtaaatggttatttgtctccttgtgccctgtgattggctggccaccaaatttgggtgtcccccgcctctagcccgaGGTCAGCttggctaggctccagcaccttccCCCGTCGAccgtagtgaggataaagcggttcagaaaattagctGAAAGCTCATTGAGACTTTGTAAATGTTGAATTCAAATGTGGTATACAACTAAATTTGAATATTctaatacatttttgttgttcttgacCATGTAGATTATTTTTATGAGTTTTTCATATTTCCTTCTCTCAGTTGTAAGGCAGAGGGCAGGAGTGAGACACGACCTGGCAGCGCTCAAGCAGATGCCGTTTGTGGACCGCATGTCTCCGGTAAGGAAAATCATATcagttcaaaaaagaaaaaatacctgGCTAAATTTTCAACTTACATTAGGGGTTTCCAACACCAGTCCTCGAGGGTCCCTCagagtctgttttccatgtctccttCCACCAACACACCCCGATCAAATAGTCTGGATCATGATCAAGCTCCAAGATAACTTGCTgattagttgatcatttgaCTCAGGTTTGGTAGAGGAGGCCGACATGGACAACAGACTGGATATgggctcttgaggaccggaGACCCCTTACTTAAATCATTCTGATGTCATTATATCTGTAGGCGCTGCCCCCTCCTGGGTGATTGTGTCTTTGCTGCTTGCAATAACAGTCCTGTGTCTCCTCATCCTACTCCTTTTCTGTTACAAAGACAAACTCAAGTTACTCTCTGGTAAATTTAAACTGGATGGGTTTGGGCATGATGGTATCTACTGCAATGTGCCAAATGTAACTGTGTAACTGTCTGTTTTTATTCAGTTAATCTGCGATCGTGTGTTCAGAATTTAAAGAGGACAAGAATACAACAGGTAAGATTTTAAAGAAAGGTTCTCTATTCATAACCACTTAGATAAACTTACGCTATTACAAACCTAAACTCAGGTCAAAACAGCATTTTGGGGAACAAATACAGCATATAATGGTAAACAGTACGTACATATTGggacaaatatagttttttgtgGGCTAAATATAGATGTCGCATTTTCGAGTTGTGTTCttataattaaatgtttttttttttgtttattcccaatgcacaccaaaaatatttatgatACTGGTTCGTAGTTTTTGcacgaacacaaaaaaaactggaaaataaaTCTCTCTTTTTGGTTTAGGAGACTTTGGCCCCTCTCTACAACAGTGGAGCAGCAGGAGGTCTCAAATATGTCCCATGTGAGACAACAAAGCTCTTCAGCCAAGCCCCTGAACCCTCATGTACCTCACTCCCTTGCACTCCGGGTGCTGTAGTCTCTCTCCCTCAGACCCAAGAAACGACCACAAATGAAGGCCCTCAGAAAGAGGGAATGACAAAGCAGCAGAGCAAAGGCTCAAGTGGTCCTGAGGAGGTGTCCGAAGAAGACGAACTCACCAGCATCTCACCCCCACTGCCGGGTTACTGCATTTGTAGTGTTCAGGTTCGGGAGCCCCTGGAAGTCGGAGAGAATGAGGACTGTAGCCAGGCTGTTAGCTCTAGGACTCTCTGGACTTGTTCCTGTGGTGGTCTAAGGGCTGAAGAGAAGCCAGAGGAGAAGAAAAGTGGACGAGTCCAAGCTGGGAGTATGACCAAGAGTGAAACGAGCATAGCATCTCTCGTTTCCTTTTCGCCCCCTCTTCTCCGCTCTTCCTCGGTCACTCCTCCTTCCACATCAGTTACTGAGCTATGCACGCCTTTGAGCAAAGCTAGGTCAAGAACAGAATTCAAAGGTCACCTGAAAGACGTGTCGCCAGTTAAGCAGAAGGGATATTACAGACTGGAAAGCACAGACTCTTCCTACGCAGACAACTGCGGGCCCTCTGAGATGACCCCAGTTGGCCCTTTGAAAACTTCCTCATCGATTGGGGATCTCTACTCAGAAAAGCCTCAAGAAATTCTCAGTCATGAACAAAGCCATGCATCGCGCTGGGAAGACAGCAAGGGAAAAACGCTTCTATCTGCAAACACAGAGCTTGAGTGCCCACCTGGGTGCCTACAGAGTGGGCTTGCAGAACCAACTCTTACCTCAggtgaactttttaaaaaaaattatagtcatccctcaaatatcgcggttaatgtagaccagacaaggcCGCTATAATCGAAAAATCGGGAAGTAACGTCACCcgtattataacttttttttcttgttcattactgagtcctagtagcaaaagtagCTTCCGAATGCCAGTGtcgattttcacatttttgtgaattaaaaaaataaaagaattctTAACAGTGGGAAAAAATCgccaagtagtgaatttgcgataattgaCGACGCTATAATCGACtcaagaaaaaacattcatgtgGTTATGTCCGTGCAAGCTAGCCAGGTGCTTCCATGGCACTGTGTGTGTAGGCCACCTTACAGTTCTGCCACACACCAATGCTCATACTCAGTTTTACGCTAACGTGCATGGGTTTCCACAGAAATGTTGTAAGGTGTCTACCAAGAATAACAAGCAAAAAATGTATGTCAGGATTTACTGGAAAGTTGCAGCGTCACATGGctcatttgtcaaatatttctcacacaagccaaaaaaaaagaggagccTCCCTGAATTACATTCATCCACAGCGACTTTTATCTGTAGCCGTATTAGAGTTTGGCTTTCTAGTTGGATTCACCACTTAGAGTTAAATATATCACTTGTTGCTACTGCATTAAAGAGTGTAGCGATAAGATCCAAAccaatgtatatatgtgctagaACTAACACTACTTCttaatgtgaaaaatatttttaaaccaatatTTTCAGACGACATTAAAGTTGTCTTTTTGAAGAGCACTTTTCCAAACAACGgtattaaaatgatgaaaataagtTGCCATTCAAAATACTTGCAGGCTATTATTAATTGGGTTCTAAGGGGATAATATCACAAACTCACAGGCAATAAAACATAGTAAAGGACAGCCTAGAATAGAGTAAAGTTACCAAATTGCTTCTGAAAACATACGGTAAACTAATTTCATATGTTTTGGACCACAcagggtaaaataaaaaaaggaatcggatacctgtctttttttctttaacatttaACCACCATAACTACAGTTAGGAACACAaagttatgtgtgtgtgtgtctgtgcgctTTCAGTGTGAGCCATGCCATTGACAGAGTTCCTGTTTACCCAGAAATTCATTGGCTTGCGCAAAGTGACCACATCTTTAATTGAAACAAGATGTGCACAGCTAGAGTAATACTTTTATAACCCCATCCATCCAACACACACGCGCAAATCTGTGAAACTCCCACTGATGACGATACTCCATAATTACACAGTTGAAATGAATGCCATTCCCATCCTACGTAAATTAGACTGAATTCCCGCAAATACCATTTAAGGTTCAAGGTCACCTGTCTGCTTCATATATAATTTAATAAACAATGCTATTAAGGAATTAAATAACAAAGTCCACAGCATAAAGATGTTCTGTCAGTGTTCAGTTTAGTTTAAAATTACAGCACTCTATGTTGCTGTTGTTGGGCATCCAGAGAAATCATTCAGATATTGGAAAAGATGACGAGAAGTACATTCCAGagggttttgttttgaaacttgTGGTAAGAGGACATATTTTCAAGTTAGACCTTTCGTGCTGTTATTCCAggaaaaagacattgtttacCTCCCTCTACTGTGGCGtcgtttctgtgtttttttgtcaatgtgttGGCCTGCTTGCTTTCATCTTATGCTCCGTGTGTTCGTGTACAAAAGGGCAATTGGGCAACAAATTTAG
It includes:
- the tnfrsf11a gene encoding tumor necrosis factor receptor superfamily member 11A, which produces MGLNLPPWIFPCWVVCILVAVYAQSTVSKALQCGAQQYMKSSRCCDKCKPGSHVFADCTEFHQTKCVKCAHGEYQPYWTQETRCLQQRICDAGKGFMSRPENLEAEEPCRCLPNFQCSLINCEFCEKIPLCRSGYGLEVELESLNGRKVCVPCKKGFFSAENDTEQCKKWTNCKAEGRSETRPGSAQADAVCGPHVSGAAPSWVIVSLLLAITVLCLLILLLFCYKDKLKLLSVNLRSCVQNLKRTRIQQETLAPLYNSGAAGGLKYVPCETTKLFSQAPEPSCTSLPCTPGAVVSLPQTQETTTNEGPQKEGMTKQQSKGSSGPEEVSEEDELTSISPPLPGYCICSVQVREPLEVGENEDCSQAVSSRTLWTCSCGGLRAEEKPEEKKSGRVQAGSMTKSETSIASLVSFSPPLLRSSSVTPPSTSVTELCTPLSKARSRTEFKGHLKDVSPVKQKGYYRLESTDSSYADNCGPSEMTPVGPLKTSSSIGDLYSEKPQEILSHEQSHASRWEDSKGKTLLSANTELECPPGCLQSGLAEPTLTSGHVSGNHNTTFISSGQVVNFSGDVIVVYVGPTSLGSDDAPLDDDFASPVQEQASVTATFFQSSERSEGDCLNKKALSAQTQQIGA